AGTCTCCTCTAATGGTCCAGACTTCAGGCAACAGTCATAAGGAGTAAGTTTTAACAAGTTTCAATATCCAGCTTCTACATTCTCCTACTTTCCAAAGGTGTGGGTGTGAAAGTACTTAACACAAAGATCTATATAAAATGGTCTAGCAACTAGATGGTGTCCAGGTTTCCAGATATTTAAGTAGCTTAGTGAAGGTGAACAGAGAGacaatgttattttattttcccaactGTGTATGACTAACACCATTTAAGGTAATACCAGCCTCTTTAttgctgaggaagaaaaatggcaaCTTCATTAACAGGCACTGCTAAGAACGGAAAGTtaatttacagaagaaaaacatcctgAATACTGAAAAAGTAGTGCATACATCAAAAGAATTTACTTTGTGCTCTTAATTTGTTGTGTAGTGTTAGTATTGTTCATTATATTGCTGGTTATTCACATCTTGATCATCCATCTTTGGCTGTGGACAAACTGTATCAGCACAAATAGAATCTATTTCACTGATGGCACTGCCAAATTAACAATGACATAAACATCAACCAGCTTTCTAAGGCCCTTACCTTGATCCATATCTTTTTTCAAACACTAGCAGATCTGAAGTCAAGAGATTaggtaataaaatatttcctgcatGGTAACACACATAATATTAGAAATTTAATAGATCCAAGAAATGTCTCCTGTGTCATCTATGATAGTTTACAAGTACAAACACAGATACCATACAATATTTTTAGCTGTCAGTTCAAATTGAAAAATTGTAGTATTAAAAACTCGCAACACTTGAATTAAGTATCAAttactttcaaaacaaacaacctgCTTTAAGCAGGAAGCTGGACTAGGTAACCTCTGGAGTCCCTAAATAGGATTTAGGGCTACATAACTGACTTATAACCCATCTGCTTAATATTGAAATATGAATAAAAGCTTTACAAAGCAGTGATGAAATGCTTTATGTTACTAAGAGAGGTAAAACCTATCTTTCAATTATTCACTAGTCAGTTGCTTTTTCCCCAGCCACTGGCTGACCTATGGTTATGTCCATTTGATTTATAAATCAGGTAGTCTAACAATTACAGTATCAGTTAGAGCAAGCAAGCAGTATTAGAAACAATAAAAGTACTGGAATGTAAGAAAAGTGACATCCACTTTGCAGGATAACAGTTACTTGAGTCCTTCACatgaagctgaaagaaaagaaaaacaaacccaaccttAACAAAAATGCTGTAAGGTTGTATATACTGCACAAGCTGTATCTTGTACTAATTCGATATTGATTAGTTAATGATTTTGCATCACCAAGTAATAATTTGGCCCTAATTATTAGACCAATAATTATTTGGCCTAATACAGAGTTAATAAATACTGTATAACAGAATTTACTTGGCTGTTCACATAGAAAACCAGAATGTTTTCTCAAGGTTCAGCTGTTCCGGGTATCTGTAATTCATTTGTACTTCTTACTTTCTGCATACAAATTAATGCAGAATGGTTGTTTTGGTCTGTTAATATAATCAGCTCTAACATACTGAAATGTGTCCTTTCCGCAGATCCTTTCAGTGCTCAGACAGAACATAGCTAATGACAGTACAAACAAACACAATTTGAAGAAGTTTGCATTAACCAGTGTGACTGAAGCTCCCATAATATCGTAAAGAGGTTCTGAAGTattgtatttttcagaagtctATAGGTGTTGTCAGAGCATGACCTAAGCTAAttacttccttaaaaaaatcaggtttcttGATTGTCtagaaaatagggaaaaaaatgcaacactAGTTTCAGTTTGTTTATGCAAACAACAGCTGTGTTTCAATGTCCCagccattaaatattttttgcctACAACTCTGGCACTACAAGAGGCTACGCTCAAAATCCAGCACTGCCTCATTCTTCTTGCTGCACTCGTAAAAATGCTGGGGGACTTCCTCACTGGAAAGGATTTGTGATggcaagcaaaaccaaacaggcTTCCCCACATTCCCTTGAGAAGTACAGCAAACAAGACCTGCTGAAGAAGTCACTTCAGTGGATGATGTAGATGCCTGTGATACAGGGGACATCCCTCACCCTATTTACTGAGCAGTCTTTGACGTCTTCCTTaagctttttccatttcccagGATTCATCTGAATAGTATATCCTAACAAAAGATGCAAGAACCCCTTTTCAACATGGCAGTTATTGAGAATGAATTTTTCAAGTCAACAAAatatctggttttgcttttgaaaggttGTTTTTTAGGAAGAACAAATTACTTCAGATATCTGGCAGTTTTCCAGATAGCAGGTTGATTTGGACTGTTcattgcagaaaatgaaaacgGCATACTTAAAGACAAAggatttgaattaaaaaaaaaaaaaaacaaccaaacccccccccccagttgcATATGGATGTTAACAGCCTCTCCCCTTTACTATCAGGTCAAGCAACTTCACTAAGAAGTTTTCCCAGTAGGGGTAAAAGCTGCAGGTATTTGGCCTGTACTCCCTAAAACCATCCATTCTCACTAATCGCTTCTTTTCACTGTCTAGAACAGAATCttagagaagagaagaaggatatTCTTCCCCTTAGGATACTTGCACGTTCTCCGGTTACTGTGTATGccacaaaatataaatattctAAAGTGTACACAAAACATAGAGAAGGAGTCCTTAAAGGGTCTTACAATCCTTAAATGTCTAACAAAGCAGTTCATGCaacaagacaaatatttttatgtgcttAAACAATTCAATTATTTACCTGAAGGACTTATCCCAGGAGTGACACAAGCATCACAACACCCATAAACTGAATGAAGAGCAACAAAGGTGTCATAAAGGACCAGACAGGCCACAAGGCAACGTTGAAACTGGGAATAAAAGCAGGAAGTTTTTGGTAAGTTCAACTGTCATACTATGGAAATACCAGccatacaaaaaaaatataCCACAAGAGGAAATGAGATTTAAATTACTCAACCCggaaaaatacttgtttctttATGGTATGGATGAAAAGACCCCAGCACCTACTTATTAAATTGGTAGTTTAGTTTACTGTTTGTTTACTAAAACTCATCCCAGAACTTCAGTAGCTGCTGCAGATTTTACACCGACCAAGTCCACTCAGTCCCATCAAGGGTAAAGATACCTTTTACTTTCAGAATCTCTGTATATGAAGCACCTGAAAATGAACTACTCTTGATTTTTTCCATGGGCATACATGGCAACTGAGAAAAGCTTTAATTTGTACTTCCAGCCAAGCAAATTTGAGGTAActgaagagaaagagggaaaaccaaCTTATTTTACAACTGAACTACAAGGATTATAGATTTGACTAATTCTAAACTATAGGGAACCTTTATCTTCTttggtcttcctttttttcccagcattgCAACAAATAGTGACTGACATTATTCAGATACAACATCTAAACTTAAAAGAGAGAACCAGTTTTCATGCAGAAAGCAAATAGATATACTGGCACACATGTATGTAATTTCTTCATTCACATGCACATTTGCTCAATTCTGACTCCTATAATCTCATAAATAAAGTAGCTCTTACTATAAGTACCATTCTCTGACAAGATAGAAACCCTTAAGGTTCATACAACAATAGCTACAAGTATAAATTTCAGTATATGTTTGCTATTTATAGATTGTTTGATAATGAAGAACTCAGTATTAGAAACTGATCAGGCATAATTTTTTCTCAGCTAGAGAACACACCTTTGTCTTAATTTATGAACCTCACAAACAGTTGTCAGAGGTGAGCAATTTACACTAACAAAGGACTTTAGTTTTCCCATAAATTTTCAAGACAGAAAAGATCCAGCACACCTAAAACTACACTTAAAATGTACAGTTTCAAGAGTTGCAACTCTCACTTTGTGGATGAATGTTGAAAGTGGAAGAAATTATGCTATGTAGAGCTGATATTGTCACCAATACACTTAGTAGAACTAGAGAAATTATACTTTTTATAAAACGAGCCCATTAACACAGACTTGCAGAGGTTTAGCAGAAGTTTGTACACAGTGTTCAAACCTACCAAATTGCTGCTGCAATAAAGGTAGCTGTTGTGATAGGTATCAGTGCTGGATACTGTGTGTCGTAGTCCTCAATTCCACAATACCACTCAAGATAGAGTATGCAGTAAAAGGCAACAGATAAACATGCAGCCAATAAACAACTGCCAGAGGCAAACCACCAACTGTGGGGGGGAAAGCATGTTAAAGCATATTAAGGACATTCACACTGCAGTTTGCACATTAATCTTCATTCTACTCTAGAAACAGAACAGACAATACCTGTTAATTATACAGATTGGCCTAGAGTTTCTgtagtttttttcttaaattacttttaCAAAACACACTTTTTGCCCTTCTAAAGCTGTCTAAAATACATAActaatttagttttattttgcaatgcAACATTCctgtcaaattatttttccctcaaATATTTTGGAAACGCAATGCAACAGACCTTGTCAGTGATTTACTATACTACCAcaccaaaaatactttgtcagcagtgaaataaaatagGCTCCACTGCAACTGTGCTTCTCACTATAAATTAGACTACTGATTTTTGTGCAACAGAAATGTTGCAGAAAGCTTTAATAAGGTTTCGAGTTTATGAACTCTCAAATTTAGCAGACAAGAAGCATGAAGATTCTTCtttacagcagctgaagaaaactATAGAGAAATCCAGGATTTCAAACTCAGAATCAAGAAAACATGAGGTATGTGATTATTTAGGAAGAAGCACTTTTGAGCCTCTTTGAGGATGTACTTCAAGAGTAAGATGGGAAAGACAACTGGGGAGGAAGGTGCACTTTAATAAAATCTTATACTTATCTGAATGTATATTTagcaaatgaaaattttaaaaagtgaactcTTACTACCATAGTTCGATTGCTAAACTACAAAGGGTAATCAACTACTCAGGTAACATTTGCTCTGGTATGGTACAGCAAACCTCTTATGCTATTTTGGTTCCTCAGTACTACCAATTAAGACATCTGCATTAAGAAAGCAGTTGCCATAGTCTACCTAAAAAAGCAATGCAGGAAGACAGGGTCCTGCAGGGAGCAGACGGGGCTACCCAAAACCTTGATCACATCCTGGAGTCACTAGTTTGTATCCACAGCCAACTGGACATAGGTTGTATCTAGACCAGCCTGGAAGAGCAGCTCCAGAGAACCTCACAGCACAGAGCAAGGCCCTGTTCAGCTTCCATGTACTGATACAAAATGACAATGAGAGAGTTTCAAAAGCACTTCCAGGTAAAGCTatccaaaaatatttaacatccatcaatcccattgaaaataatttaatagaaaagaaatagagcataaatagaaattatttcactAATCTTTCACTTGTCTATTCAAAGAAGTCTAGAGAACTTCTAGAGAAATAAActtcattttaacatttaaagattaatttcagctttttatgattaaaataaaatcaaaccaccagcagtttcAACAAAACAGGCAGCAATTTCTTGTACTTAAGTGTAAACTTGAAGGAGACTTGAAGGTGACCTAGAGCgggttgcccaggaccatgtccagatggcttttgagtatctccaaggatggagactccatgacctctctgggcaacccatgccagtgcttggtcaccctcacaggaaaaaatacccaactgtttcctgatgttcagagggaacctcctgtgtaTCAATTTGTGTccactgcctctggtcctgtcactgggcacaaCTGAAAAGAGCTTGGCTCTgtctttgcaccctcccttcagatatttatatacattgataagatccccctcagccttctcttctccaggctgatcAGTCCCAGCCCTCTCTATTCCTATTGTAGATCTTGTTTATCCAAGATTTAAAACGCAGTGTTCAAACATAACAAACTGAATATGACCATAAGAAGAAAACAccactttctttttaagaaaaggtacCTTACCTATCTGCTTGAATAGTTTctttaacagttttaaaaaaatcaaagtagtATGTCACAGCAATTGATGCCAAAATCCAGAATGCAGAATGAATATTCAGTCTGGTAAGAGGCTTCCTCTTCTTCTCTACAGCTGTAGACTCTTCTGTAAATAAGAACATAATTATAGCACTAAAGCCAGTCATTAAATGGAGTATGATTATAGTTACGTAAAACATGATGCTTTATCCTTTTAATTCATTTATCTTTGGAGATTATTATAGTCAGTATAATACAC
The Haliaeetus albicilla chromosome 1, bHalAlb1.1, whole genome shotgun sequence DNA segment above includes these coding regions:
- the TMEM128 gene encoding transmembrane protein 128 codes for the protein MEAGGGGEDPLPRLRRPLRRGAEPRDPLPPQPPFGGGGTAEESTAVEKKRKPLTRLNIHSAFWILASIAVTYYFDFFKTVKETIQADSWWFASGSCLLAACLSVAFYCILYLEWYCGIEDYDTQYPALIPITTATFIAAAICFNVALWPVWSFMTPLLLFIQFMGVVMLVSLLG